CAGCTCCAATCAGCAAAATGTGTTTTGATTTATTTTGAAAAAAGGCAGGATATTTGCTTTCTAATGACCGTAGATAGCCGATTCCATCTGTGTTATATCCAATCCATTTACCGTCGCGATATACAACCGTGTTTACAGCCCCCATTTGCTTTGCTGTATCATCAAGCATATCTAGATGGGAAATGATGTCTTGTTTATATGGGACTGTAACATTAAACCCATCCACTTTCTCTTTTTTCAAGTTAATTATATTTTCTTCAAATGAGGCATCAGGACTAATCTCGTGCAATGTATAAGTTCCTTTTAAATTTGTGCACTCCAGGAATTTTTTATGTATCCATGGAGATAAGGAATGCTGTATCGGATAGCCAATTAGCTTTAAGCTGTAATCCATCAATCTTTCTCCCCTTTGTTTACAACAATGATTTACGTATCGTAACTGAAACGCCTTTAGGACTATGTGCAGCAACTGTCGTTTCACTGCCTGAAATACTTACCCAGCCAAGTCCCGGAAAAACAATATCCATTTTCTCACCATTCAATTTAAAGGTACTTTGTGTAAGCTTTGGTAATTGTTCTAAAGTGCTCTCATTCGGCGGAGCTAGCAATTCCCCTATATGGTTCTCATAGAGTTCATCGGCATTCTCCAGCTTCGTACGATGAATTGGAAGTTCGTTTGAGAAATAGCAAACAAACGATTGCCGGTCACCTTTGATAAAATCAATTCGAGCCAGTCCTCCAAAATAGAGTGTTTGTCCGTCATTAAGCTGGTACACTCTAGCTTTAATTTCTTTTTTTGGTGTGACGATTTTTAAATCTGCATCAGATAGATAGTGGGTTAGCTGGTGTTTATTTACAATACCCGGCGTATCAATCAATGCGCTATGATCATCCAATGGTATTTCAATAAATCCTAAGGTTGTTCCCGGGAAATAAGAAGTCGTAATAACGTCAGCATATCCAGTTGATTGTTTTATTAGACGGTTAATAAATGTTGACTTCCCTACATTTGTAGTACCTACAATATACACATTTTTATTTTCGCGATAAGCATCGATTTCCTGGGAAAGCTTTTCAATTCCTAATCCTTTTGCTGAAGAGATTAAGAAAACATCTTTTACCTTAATTCCTGTTTCTTTTGCTTCTG
This region of Oceanobacillus sp. FSL K6-2867 genomic DNA includes:
- the yqeH gene encoding ribosome biogenesis GTPase YqeH codes for the protein MEIIYCQGCGAEIQTADPEKIGYTPASSLNKENILCKRCFRLKHYNEIQDVAITDDDFLKMVSTIREANGLVIHMIDIFDVNGSLIKSLPRITGDNPIILVGNKVDLLPKSTNHNKLIQWLRSEAKETGIKVKDVFLISSAKGLGIEKLSQEIDAYRENKNVYIVGTTNVGKSTFINRLIKQSTGYADVITTSYFPGTTLGFIEIPLDDHSALIDTPGIVNKHQLTHYLSDADLKIVTPKKEIKARVYQLNDGQTLYFGGLARIDFIKGDRQSFVCYFSNELPIHRTKLENADELYENHIGELLAPPNESTLEQLPKLTQSTFKLNGEKMDIVFPGLGWVSISGSETTVAAHSPKGVSVTIRKSLL